DNA sequence from the Oncorhynchus keta strain PuntledgeMale-10-30-2019 chromosome 1, Oket_V2, whole genome shotgun sequence genome:
ATTCCGAAGTGACTGAGCCATTGGTTCTGGGAAAGACACACGGGACTGCACTACTCTtacttaaaacctcttagggatcCCTTTTAACACCTAATAGGCCAACTGTTTTGTCAATCACACAGTGAGTGTCATCATTGGTCGAAACTAAGACATTGAAACAGTTCTAAGCTCCTATAGCATCATACCCATCATTAATGGTAATGTATAAAGGAGCCCAGATGGAGCATTGTCAGGACGGTGAGAGGTGAGAGACTCGGTGAAAAGCTATGCTGCAGCTAGCAGACCTCCTGGTGATCACTCTACTGACAGTGACAGCTAAGGCTGGGCAGCCTGTGTGCAGATCTTATGGAACAAAAGAACTGTCACAGTTCTCAAAGGAGGGAGACATCAACTTAGGAGGTATTTTCTCCTTTCACCAAAACCCAGTCAGTGTGAATCCAACTCTGCAGGTCAACCCAGGAAGCATTCAGTGTGAAGGGTAAGTAAATGTTGAATTGTTTGATGTGAATCATAACGCTTATGTCTCTGTTCACGTGGACAAACATGTATGATCACAGGTGTGTAAGAGACATTATATTCAAAAAGTGTTGAaaactgtctgtctctggctgggGTTTCACTGACTAAATTCTTTATATGTCTCTGGATGGGTTTTCACTGACTAAATTCTTTATAGGTCTCTGGATGGGTTTTCACTGACTAAATGCTTTATAGGTCTCTGGATGGGTTTTCACTGACTAAATTCTTTATAGGTCTCTGGATGGGTTTTCACTGACTAAATGCTTTATACGTGTCTGGCTGGGGTTTTCACTGACTAAATTCTTTATAGgtctgcttgctgtttggggttttaggctgggtttctgtacagcactttgagatatcagctgatgtacgaagggctatataaataaatttgatttgatttgtctctGGCTGGGTTTTCACTGACTAAACACTTTATAGGTCTGTCTCTGGCTGGGATTTCACTGACTAAACACTTTATAGTCTGTCTGATTTCACTGACTAAACACTTTATAGGTCTGTCTCTGGCTGGGTTTTCACTGACTAAAACTGAAGTGACAGTTCTAGAAGTCCTCTCTGCAGGCTGGACCCAGGTGAGCTCCAGTATGCCCAAACTATGATCTTTGCCATAGAGGAGATCAATAACAGCTCTGAGCTGCTGCCAGGCCTGTCTCTGGGCTACAGGATCTTTGACTCGTGCCCCAGCATCCCCCTGTCTGTGCGGGCGTCCCTGGCTCTGATGAACGGATATGAAGAGGAGCCACAGAACTGCACCAAGCACTCCACCGTGCATGCTGTCATAGGGGAGAccacgtccacctccactataGCCATGGCGCGCACCATGGGGCCCTTCCACATACCAGTGGTGAGTCAGGGagtgtatgtctgtatgtattGAGAGAGTGAAAGGCAGATATGATACTATGTGAAAATACTGCTGTGGCCCAATGTGCTACTTTCAACAGAACGGCAACGTTTGAGCAGTGTGTTAGAAACGTCTGTCTTTGTCTTTCCAGCTCAGTCATTCAGCCACCTGTGCTTGTCTGAGTAACAGAAGGCAATACCCTTCCTTCTTCAGAACCATCCCTAGTGACCACTACCAGAGCAGAGCCCTGGCCCAGCTGCTCAAACACTTTGGCTGGACTTGGGTGGGGGCCATCAGAACCAACAGTGACTATGGTAACAATGGCATGGCCACCTTCCTGAAAGCAGCTTCCAGTGAAGGGGTGTGTGTCGACTACTCAGTGGCAATCTACAGGACCGACCCCAGAGAGTGGTTCCTAAAGGTGGTGGACATCATTAAACAGTCCACCTCCAAGGTGATCGTGGCGTTTGCAGACGGCACAGACCTGGAAATCCTGATAAAAGAGCTGCACCTGCAGAATGTGACTGGGTTGCAGTGGGTGGGTAGCGAGGGATGGATCACCTACCGTTACATCGCCTCCCACGTCAACTACGCCGTGGTCCAGGGGGCGGTGGGCTTCGCTGTGCCCAACGCGGTCATCCCCGGCCTGGGGGAGTTCTTGGCCAACAGGCGGCCCTCCACTCAGCTGGGGGACAGGGGTCTGGTGGAGTTGTGGGAGAGCGTGTTCAGCTGCAGCATGACTCCTGGCTCTCCGGTCAGAGCCTGCACAGGGAGGGAATCCCTGCGAGACACTGGATCCCGCTACACAGACGTGTCAGATGCTAGTCTGCTCAACAACATCTACAAGGCTGTGTATGCTGTGGCTCACGCGCTACACCTGCTCACTACCTGTCAAAGTGGGAAGGGGCCTTTTCAAGATAACACATGTGCAGCCAGGGATAAAATAGAGCCGTGGCAGGTAAAGTAACTCTGTGGCTTTACTAAGCTAACAAATAACACCTGTAGCCTGTAACTATGTGGCTTTACTAAGCTAACAAATAACACCTGTAGCCTGTAACTATGTGGCTTTACTAAGCTAAAAATAACACCTGTAGCCTGTAACTATGTGGCTTTACTAAGCTAACAAATAACACCTGTAGCCTGTATCTATGTGGCTTTACTAAGCTAACAAATAACACCTGTAGCCTGTAACTATGTGGCTTTACTAAGCTAACAAATAACACCTGTAGCCTGTAACTATGTGGCTTTACTAAGCTAACAAATAACACCTGTAGCCTGTAACTATGTGGCTTTACTAAGCTAACAAATAACACCTGTAGCCTGTAACTATGTGGCTTTACTAAGCTAACAAATAACACATGTAGCCTGTAACTATGTGGCTTTACTAAGCTAACAAATAACACCTGTAGCCTGTAACTATGTGGCTTTACTAAGCTAACAAATAACACCTGTAGCCTGTAACTATGTGGCTTTAATAAACTAACAAATAACACCTGTTGACTATGACACGAGATCGGGTAGAGAACGTAAGACTGTGTTAAAAAAATACCACTGCGCCTCCCGAGTAACGCAgtggtctaagtcactgcattgCAGTTGCTAGATGTGCCAATAGAAATTCTGGGTTTAAGTCTCGGCCGGCCGGGACCGGGAAAACCATGGGACGGCCTACAATTGGCCCAGAATTGTttgggttaagggagggtttagCTGGCAGgtatgtccttgtcccatcgcgctctagagactcctgtggcgggccaggcgcagtgcgcgctgacacggtcgccaggtgtactgtgtttcctccgacacattggtgtggctggcttctgggttaagcgagcagtgtgtcaagaagcagtgcagcttggttagGGGAGGATGCATTGCTCTCAACATACGCCTGTCCCGATTCCGTACGGgaattgcagcgatgagacaaggactgtaactaccaattagatACAACAACATTTTTGgggaaaaaggggtaaaaagctAAAAAATCAGCACCCCTTATTTTATTTCCTTCCTCCAGGTGTTACATTACCTGACCCAGGTGAATTTCACCACTAAGCATGGTGAGAGGGTGTTCTTTGATGATCAGGGGGACCCATCGGCACGCTACGCCCTGGTCAACTGGCAGATGGATAGCACAGGGTACATCTTGTTTGAGACCATCGGCTACTATGATGCATCACAACCAGAGGTCCAGAGGTTTGAGATGAAGGAAGGTGTGAGTGCTGTCTGGGCAGACAATCAGCCTGAGGTGAAGACTTGTTGGGGGGAAGCATCTATTAATCATTCAACACAACTGTGAATGTGTTCCTTCAAGAGTTTTGCATTAAAGTATACTGTGAACTTGTGTGTGTTTAAATATGAGCGGCGTAAAGGGTATCTGTGTGTTCCAGGTACCCAGGTCTATCTGCAGTGAGAGCTGTCTGCCAGGGACACGCCGGGCCTTCGTTAAGGGGAAACCTTTCTGTTGCTTTGACTGCATCGCCTGTGCAGACGGGGAGTTCAGCAACACCACAAGTGAGACCTCAGGACTCGTAGCCTTTACGCTAGCCTTCATCCTGTTCATTTTGGGAAGAATCTCAGCCAGCACTTTACTGGTCTATCTAAAGATGTACTCGCTGTACATAATGAAACTGTTTATGCTTTCAGATGCAGTGACATGTACAACATGCCCCCCCGAGTACAAGTCAAATGAAGAGAGGAATAACTGTCATTTGAAAGGCATTGAATACCTCACCTTCAAGGAACTCATGGGTATACTGCTGGTAGCCTTCTCTGTGTTTGGTGGGTGTCTGACAATGACAATAGCACTGATATTCTTCAACTACAGAAAGACTCCCATTGTCAGGGCCAACAACTCTGAGCTGAGCTTCCTGCTGCTCTTCTCCTTGGCTCTGTGTTTTCTGTGTTCTCTTACTTTCATTGGCCGGCCCTCTGAGTGGTCCTGTATGCTGCGTCACACAGCGTTTGGGATCACCTTCGTTCTCTGCATCTCTTGTGTTCTGGGGAAAACAATAGTGGTGTTGATGGCCTTCAGGGCTACACTTCCAGCCAGTAATGTCATGAAATGGTTTGGGCTTCCACAGCAGAGACTCAGTGTTCTGGCTTTCACTCTCATACAGGTCCTGATCTGTGCTCTTTGGTTAACagtctcccctcctttcccctacAAGAATATGAAGACATATAAGGACAAGATCATTCTAGAGTGTGATGTGGGTTCAGCTATTGGTTTCTGGGCTGTGTTGGGCTATATAGGACTCCTGTCTCTCTTGTGCTTTGTGCTGGCTTTTCTGGCTCGGAAGCTGCCTGATAACTTCAATGAGGCCAAATTCATCACCTTCAGCATGCTCATATTCTGTGCAGTCTGGATCACCTTTATCCCAGCTTATGTCAGCTCTCCTGGGAAGTTCACTGTAGCTGTGGAAATATTTGCTATTCTGGCCTCT
Encoded proteins:
- the LOC118388035 gene encoding extracellular calcium-sensing receptor encodes the protein MLQLADLLVITLLTVTAKAGQPVCRSYGTKELSQFSKEGDINLGGIFSFHQNPVSVNPTLQVNPGSIQCEGLDPGELQYAQTMIFAIEEINNSSELLPGLSLGYRIFDSCPSIPLSVRASLALMNGYEEEPQNCTKHSTVHAVIGETTSTSTIAMARTMGPFHIPVLSHSATCACLSNRRQYPSFFRTIPSDHYQSRALAQLLKHFGWTWVGAIRTNSDYGNNGMATFLKAASSEGVCVDYSVAIYRTDPREWFLKVVDIIKQSTSKVIVAFADGTDLEILIKELHLQNVTGLQWVGSEGWITYRYIASHVNYAVVQGAVGFAVPNAVIPGLGEFLANRRPSTQLGDRGLVELWESVFSCSMTPGSPVRACTGRESLRDTGSRYTDVSDASLLNNIYKAVYAVAHALHLLTTCQSGKGPFQDNTCAARDKIEPWQVLHYLTQVNFTTKHGERVFFDDQGDPSARYALVNWQMDSTGYILFETIGYYDASQPEVQRFEMKEGVSAVWADNQPEVPRSICSESCLPGTRRAFVKGKPFCCFDCIACADGEFSNTTNAVTCTTCPPEYKSNEERNNCHLKGIEYLTFKELMGILLVAFSVFGGCLTMTIALIFFNYRKTPIVRANNSELSFLLLFSLALCFLCSLTFIGRPSEWSCMLRHTAFGITFVLCISCVLGKTIVVLMAFRATLPASNVMKWFGLPQQRLSVLAFTLIQVLICALWLTVSPPFPYKNMKTYKDKIILECDVGSAIGFWAVLGYIGLLSLLCFVLAFLARKLPDNFNEAKFITFSMLIFCAVWITFIPAYVSSPGKFTVAVEIFAILASSYGMLFCIFLPKCYIILCKPEKNTKKHLMGKTSSKTL